One genomic window of Acidobacteriota bacterium includes the following:
- a CDS encoding MarR family transcriptional regulator — protein MPPLKPASDLTDHLGFWLRLVSNQVSQAFAARLDARGVTVAEWVMLRALYDAPPTAPTQLAETMGMTKGAITRLADRLIAKSLLLRRANEEDARAHTLSLTPEGKRLVPQLAALADANDQAFFADLSPAERAALEDTLRRLAARFGKTSLPIS, from the coding sequence ATGCCTCCCCTGAAGCCCGCCTCCGACCTGACAGACCATCTCGGATTCTGGCTCCGTCTGGTGTCCAACCAGGTATCGCAGGCCTTTGCGGCGCGCCTGGACGCGCGCGGCGTCACGGTGGCGGAATGGGTCATGCTCCGGGCACTGTATGATGCGCCGCCAACTGCGCCGACCCAGCTGGCTGAAACCATGGGCATGACCAAGGGCGCCATAACCCGTCTGGCGGACCGGCTGATTGCCAAGAGCCTCTTGCTGCGCCGTGCAAATGAAGAGGACGCGCGCGCCCATACGCTGTCGCTGACTCCTGAAGGCAAGCGCCTCGTGCCGCAACTGGCGGCGCTCGCCGATGCGAATGATCAGGCGTTTTTCGCCGACCTCAGCCCGGCTGAACGCGCGGCGCTGGAGGACACCTTGCGCCGGCTCGCCGCGCGCTTCGGCAAGACATCTCTGCCAATAAGTTAG
- a CDS encoding DUF1398 family protein: MTPQQQATAAACLNGAETGAMDFPAIVGQLIAAGFESYSVDFRRARNIYYLPSGDSLELAAHDAGTPVAAALDAASLQAAIREAQTNAPGYTYPGFCRKAARAGCAGYIVSFSGRRAVYFGRTGETHVEHFPD; the protein is encoded by the coding sequence ATGACACCGCAACAGCAAGCCACCGCCGCGGCCTGCCTCAACGGCGCCGAAACTGGCGCGATGGACTTCCCCGCAATCGTGGGACAACTCATTGCTGCCGGCTTTGAAAGCTATTCGGTCGATTTCCGCCGGGCACGGAACATCTACTACCTGCCGTCTGGTGACAGCCTCGAACTGGCCGCCCATGACGCCGGCACGCCCGTTGCCGCCGCGCTCGATGCAGCGTCGCTGCAAGCCGCCATCCGGGAAGCCCAGACGAATGCCCCCGGATACACCTATCCCGGCTTCTGCCGGAAAGCCGCGCGCGCAGGCTGTGCCGGCTACATCGTCTCCTTCAGCGGCCGCCGCGCTGTTTATTTCGGCCGCACAGGGGAAACGCATGTGGAGCATTTCCCGGACTGA
- a CDS encoding SLC13/DASS family transporter, with translation MTETGEPLPPRTAAPSDASGGGRGARLGLLLGPALALLVAVAPAPEGLERGGMLVAGVLTLMAVWWATEAVPIAVTSLLPLALLPLIQVMPLKAVAAPYADPVVLLLLGGFIVALAIEKWNLHRRIALNVLVVSGARLKLLAAGFMLTTALLSMWISNTATSLMMAPIALSVAFAAGGGMRLAGALLLGVAYSASIGGLATPVGTPTNLIAMGWLSENGGREISFREWMSFGLPVVALMLPAAWLVVTWGLKSDPAGARAAQAEIRDQHRGLGKITTPEARVAMVFAVIASAWIFREQLVKVPGLGGLTDMGIAIIGAVAMFLVPHSDAKTRASGRGFALLDWDDGKSIPWDVVLLFGGGLSIAAAVQESGLAGWLGNSLAGFGALPAIILILIIVTLLIFLTEVMSNVAAMTTFLPVLGALAGATGIDVETLVIPCAMAASCAFMLPIATGPNAVVFGTRQISIARMATAGIWLNAACILIVTLFFGL, from the coding sequence ATGACCGAGACGGGCGAGCCACTCCCGCCGCGCACAGCTGCGCCATCCGACGCGTCGGGAGGCGGACGCGGTGCGCGCCTTGGCCTCCTGCTTGGCCCGGCGCTCGCGCTGCTGGTCGCCGTCGCCCCCGCGCCGGAAGGGCTCGAACGCGGCGGCATGCTGGTGGCCGGCGTGCTGACGCTGATGGCGGTGTGGTGGGCCACCGAGGCGGTGCCGATTGCAGTCACCTCGCTGCTCCCGCTCGCGCTCCTTCCCCTGATACAAGTCATGCCCCTGAAGGCCGTCGCGGCGCCCTACGCCGACCCTGTCGTGTTGCTGCTGCTCGGCGGCTTCATCGTCGCGCTGGCAATCGAGAAGTGGAACCTGCACCGGCGCATCGCGCTGAATGTGCTGGTCGTGTCCGGCGCCCGGCTGAAGCTTCTGGCGGCAGGCTTCATGCTGACCACAGCGCTCCTCTCCATGTGGATTTCCAACACAGCGACGAGCCTGATGATGGCGCCGATTGCGCTGTCGGTGGCGTTCGCCGCCGGCGGCGGCATGCGGCTGGCGGGCGCCTTGCTGCTCGGTGTGGCCTACAGCGCCTCGATCGGCGGCCTGGCGACACCGGTTGGCACGCCGACCAACCTGATCGCGATGGGGTGGCTCTCGGAAAATGGTGGCCGCGAGATTTCCTTCAGGGAGTGGATGTCGTTCGGTTTGCCGGTGGTCGCGCTGATGCTGCCGGCCGCCTGGCTGGTGGTGACCTGGGGCCTGAAGTCCGACCCGGCCGGCGCGCGGGCGGCCCAGGCAGAAATCCGCGACCAGCATCGGGGATTGGGCAAGATCACCACGCCTGAAGCGCGTGTCGCAATGGTGTTCGCGGTGATTGCCTCGGCCTGGATATTCCGTGAGCAGCTGGTGAAGGTGCCCGGGCTCGGCGGGCTGACCGACATGGGAATCGCCATCATCGGCGCGGTGGCAATGTTTCTCGTGCCGCACAGCGACGCAAAGACACGTGCCTCGGGGCGCGGCTTCGCCCTGCTGGACTGGGATGACGGCAAGTCGATCCCCTGGGACGTGGTTCTGCTGTTTGGCGGCGGACTGTCGATTGCGGCCGCTGTGCAGGAATCCGGACTGGCCGGATGGCTCGGCAATTCGCTCGCGGGTTTCGGCGCGCTTCCGGCAATCATCCTGATACTGATCATCGTCACGCTACTGATCTTCCTGACCGAAGTGATGTCGAACGTGGCGGCGATGACGACCTTCCTGCCCGTGCTGGGCGCGCTGGCCGGCGCAACTGGCATCGATGTGGAAACGCTGGTCATCCCGTGTGCAATGGCAGCGTCCTGCGCGTTCATGCTGCCGATCGCGAC